One genomic segment of Streptosporangium album includes these proteins:
- a CDS encoding ABC transporter substrate-binding protein yields the protein MTKRLYSVLAVALAVSAFAGGCGRSSSGTDAGAGAAAAQGKSAKDLVPEAVRKTGELRMATSEGYPPMEMYKPGTQDLTGVDPDLAAAIAAKLGLKVKITNAAFDGLIPGLQAGRWDVVMSSMSDTEERRAAVDFVDYFNAGGAIMVKKGNPEGIKTLQDLCGRAVVLAKGSSNLAIGQRQDEKCAKKMQIMQSEDAPTGLLSIDSGRAVATIVDSPVAAMYAKDTGKYDVLPEQYDAGPWGIAVDRRNTALRDAVAKAVQELAADGGYKAVLEKYGVASNAVPEVTVNTTPWK from the coding sequence ATGACAAAGCGCCTGTATTCGGTCCTTGCTGTCGCGCTGGCGGTCTCGGCGTTCGCCGGTGGCTGCGGGCGCTCCTCGTCGGGAACCGACGCCGGCGCGGGCGCCGCCGCCGCGCAGGGCAAGTCCGCCAAGGACCTGGTGCCCGAGGCCGTACGGAAGACGGGCGAACTCCGGATGGCGACCTCGGAGGGCTACCCGCCCATGGAGATGTACAAGCCGGGCACCCAGGACCTCACCGGCGTCGACCCGGACCTCGCCGCCGCCATCGCCGCCAAGCTCGGCCTGAAGGTGAAGATTACCAATGCGGCCTTCGACGGTCTGATCCCCGGCCTGCAGGCAGGCCGGTGGGACGTGGTGATGTCCTCGATGAGCGACACCGAGGAGCGCCGCGCGGCCGTCGACTTCGTCGACTACTTCAACGCCGGCGGCGCCATCATGGTCAAGAAGGGCAACCCCGAAGGCATCAAGACCCTCCAGGACCTGTGCGGCCGCGCCGTCGTGCTGGCCAAGGGCAGCTCGAACCTCGCGATCGGGCAGCGGCAGGACGAGAAGTGCGCCAAGAAGATGCAGATCATGCAGAGCGAGGACGCGCCGACCGGCCTGCTGAGCATCGACTCCGGACGCGCCGTCGCCACCATCGTCGACTCACCCGTCGCGGCGATGTACGCCAAGGACACCGGGAAATACGACGTGCTGCCCGAGCAGTACGACGCCGGCCCCTGGGGCATCGCGGTCGACCGCCGCAATACCGCGCTGCGCGACGCCGTGGCCAAGGCCGTGCAGGAACTGGCGGCCGACGGCGGATACAAGGCGGTCCTGGAGAAGTACGGCGTGGCGAGCAACGCGGTGCCCGAGGTGACGGTGAACACCACGCCATGGAAGTGA
- a CDS encoding amino acid ABC transporter permease, producing MEVTKDPGAVEAPELPIDAVRPPRPGRWIVATAAGAVLVWLAYTVIVNENLHWDVIAEYLTDGRVLGGLWVTIQLTVLSMVIGLALGVLAAVMQLSGSPVLRGASGLYTWFFRGTPLLVQLIFWFNIGLVFPTFGIGVPFDGPKLVEWQANELITPFTAALLGLAINEGAYMAEIVRAGIRSVDPGQREAAEAIGMSHRQVLRRVVLPQAMRVIIPPTGNQFISMLKTTSMVSVIAGAELLTVSQRIYLGNFEVIAMLIVASIWYIVLTTVASVGQHFVEKRFERGHHALQVRVRRNLRPFSRGNV from the coding sequence ATGGAAGTGACCAAGGACCCCGGGGCCGTCGAGGCCCCGGAGCTTCCCATCGACGCCGTCCGCCCGCCCCGGCCCGGCCGGTGGATCGTGGCCACGGCCGCCGGAGCCGTCCTCGTCTGGCTGGCGTACACGGTCATCGTCAACGAGAACCTGCACTGGGACGTCATCGCCGAATATCTGACGGACGGCAGAGTCCTCGGCGGCCTGTGGGTCACGATCCAGCTCACCGTGCTGTCGATGGTGATCGGCCTGGCACTGGGAGTCCTCGCCGCGGTGATGCAGCTGTCCGGAAGCCCCGTGCTGCGGGGCGCCTCCGGGCTCTACACCTGGTTCTTCCGCGGCACCCCGCTGCTGGTCCAGCTGATCTTCTGGTTCAACATCGGGCTGGTCTTCCCCACCTTCGGCATCGGCGTGCCGTTCGACGGCCCCAAGCTGGTCGAATGGCAGGCCAACGAGCTGATCACCCCCTTCACCGCGGCCCTGCTCGGCCTGGCGATCAACGAAGGCGCCTACATGGCCGAGATCGTCCGCGCCGGCATCCGCTCGGTGGACCCGGGCCAGCGCGAGGCGGCCGAGGCGATCGGCATGTCGCACCGGCAGGTGCTCCGCCGGGTGGTGCTGCCCCAGGCGATGCGGGTGATCATCCCACCCACCGGCAACCAGTTCATCTCGATGCTCAAGACCACCTCGATGGTCTCGGTCATCGCCGGAGCCGAGCTGCTGACCGTGTCCCAGCGCATCTATCTCGGCAACTTCGAAGTGATCGCGATGCTGATCGTCGCCTCCATCTGGTACATCGTGCTCACCACCGTCGCGAGCGTCGGCCAGCACTTCGTCGAGAAGCGGTTCGAGCGCGGACACCACGCGCTGCAGGTCAGGGTCCGCCGCAACCTGCGGCCGTTCAGCAGGGGGAACGTGTGA
- a CDS encoding amino acid ABC transporter ATP-binding protein, producing the protein MAEPMVRIRSVRKCFGSVEVLKGISLDVPEGGVICVVGPSGSGKSTLLRCVNRLETIDSGRIWVDGDLIGYAEQGDRLHHLSPARLCRQRQDIGMVFQRFNLFPHRTALENVMEGPVVVKGVSRGEARKRALRLLERVGLADRAGHYPAQLSGGQQQRVAIARSLAMDPKLMLFDEPTSALDPELVQEVLAVMRDLAASGMTMMVVTHEMGFAREVGDHLVFIDGGVIVEQGHPRDVLANPRHGRFRAFLGQVL; encoded by the coding sequence ATGGCCGAACCCATGGTGAGGATCCGCTCGGTGCGCAAGTGCTTCGGCTCCGTCGAGGTGCTCAAGGGCATCAGCCTGGACGTGCCGGAAGGCGGCGTGATCTGCGTCGTCGGCCCGTCCGGGTCCGGTAAGTCGACGCTGCTGCGCTGCGTCAACCGGCTGGAGACCATCGACTCGGGCCGCATCTGGGTGGACGGTGACCTGATCGGCTACGCCGAACAGGGAGACCGGCTCCACCACCTGAGCCCCGCCCGGCTCTGCCGCCAGCGGCAGGACATCGGCATGGTGTTCCAGCGCTTCAACCTCTTCCCGCACCGCACCGCGCTGGAGAACGTCATGGAGGGCCCGGTCGTCGTCAAGGGCGTCTCCAGGGGCGAGGCCAGGAAGAGGGCGCTGCGCCTGCTGGAGCGCGTGGGCCTGGCGGACCGCGCCGGCCACTATCCCGCCCAGCTCTCCGGAGGCCAGCAGCAGCGTGTCGCGATCGCCCGCAGCCTGGCGATGGACCCCAAGCTGATGCTCTTCGACGAGCCGACCAGCGCGCTCGACCCCGAGCTGGTCCAGGAGGTGCTCGCCGTCATGCGGGACCTCGCCGCCAGCGGCATGACGATGATGGTGGTGACTCACGAGATGGGCTTCGCACGCGAGGTCGGCGACCACCTGGTCTTCATCGACGGCGGGGTGATCGTCGAGCAGGGACACCCCCGTGACGTGCTCGCCAACCCGCGCCACGGACGCTTCCGCGCCTTCCTCGGGCAGGTCCTGTGA
- a CDS encoding N-acyl-D-amino-acid deacylase family protein: MTHFDLLLRGGLVVDGTAGPGASRHADVGVLAGRLTLLSPGAPAVARETADLAGLAVTPGFIDVHTHSDGVTLIDGERGGDLVRAAVLQGVTTEICGNCGSSLFPAQPERLAEMRAESRISFGGDVGMYEGFAEFAAAHAAVPRANHLTSLVGHGTLRAGVIGPVDRAATPGELDTMCALLDRALSAGAAGLSTGLIYTPGTYAGTDEVVALAAVAARHGKPYVTHLRDEMSRVQEALEEAVEIARRSGAPLHVSHHKTAGKYAWGRTERTLPRIAALRAEGMDVTCDVYPYTAGSTALGAMLPPWASDGGVSALTARLADPDQRDRMRRAIAEGVPGWENTVGNGGWDRISIACAPRHPETEGRTVAELAAERGQDPLDVAAALLVAERGEVTIISHSMIEDDVRRVLAAPYSMIGSDGVPKPGGRPHPRWAGTFPRVLGRYVRELGLLSLETAVHKMTGMAAARFGLAGRGVIRDGAHADLVVFDPGSITDGATFADPLVPPSGIHSVIVAGETVVRDGAATGARPGTVLRT; the protein is encoded by the coding sequence GTGACCCACTTCGACCTGCTGCTCCGGGGCGGCCTGGTGGTCGACGGCACCGCGGGCCCCGGCGCTTCCCGCCACGCCGACGTCGGCGTCCTCGCCGGCCGTCTCACCCTCCTGTCCCCGGGAGCCCCCGCCGTCGCGCGCGAGACCGCCGACCTGGCCGGCCTCGCCGTCACCCCCGGCTTCATCGACGTGCACACCCACTCCGACGGTGTCACCCTGATCGACGGCGAACGGGGCGGAGACCTGGTCCGGGCCGCCGTCCTGCAGGGGGTCACCACGGAGATCTGCGGGAACTGCGGTTCCAGCCTCTTCCCCGCGCAGCCGGAACGGCTGGCCGAGATGCGCGCGGAGAGCCGGATCTCCTTCGGCGGAGACGTCGGAATGTACGAGGGCTTCGCCGAGTTCGCCGCCGCGCACGCCGCCGTGCCCCGCGCCAACCACCTCACCTCCCTGGTCGGGCACGGCACGCTCCGCGCCGGGGTGATCGGCCCCGTCGACCGCGCCGCCACCCCCGGCGAGCTGGACACCATGTGCGCGCTGCTGGACCGGGCGCTGTCGGCGGGCGCGGCAGGGCTCTCGACCGGGCTCATCTACACCCCCGGCACCTACGCGGGCACCGACGAGGTCGTCGCGCTGGCGGCCGTCGCGGCCCGGCACGGCAAGCCGTACGTCACCCACCTGCGTGACGAGATGTCCCGCGTGCAGGAGGCGCTGGAGGAGGCCGTGGAGATCGCACGCAGGAGCGGCGCCCCGCTGCACGTCTCCCACCACAAGACGGCGGGCAAGTACGCCTGGGGGCGCACCGAGCGCACCCTGCCCAGGATCGCCGCCCTACGCGCCGAGGGCATGGACGTGACCTGTGACGTCTACCCCTACACCGCCGGAAGCACGGCGCTGGGCGCGATGCTCCCGCCCTGGGCCTCGGACGGCGGGGTCTCGGCGCTGACGGCGCGGCTGGCCGACCCGGACCAGCGCGATCGGATGCGCAGGGCCATCGCCGAAGGCGTCCCCGGCTGGGAGAACACCGTCGGCAACGGCGGCTGGGACCGCATCTCCATCGCCTGCGCGCCACGTCACCCCGAGACGGAGGGGCGCACGGTCGCCGAGCTGGCCGCCGAGCGCGGGCAGGACCCCCTCGACGTGGCCGCGGCCCTGCTCGTCGCCGAGCGTGGTGAGGTGACGATCATCAGCCACTCCATGATCGAGGACGATGTGCGGCGGGTACTGGCCGCGCCCTACTCGATGATCGGCTCCGACGGCGTGCCCAAGCCCGGCGGCCGTCCCCACCCCCGTTGGGCGGGGACGTTCCCCCGTGTCCTCGGGCGCTACGTCAGGGAGCTGGGCCTGCTGAGCCTGGAGACGGCGGTGCACAAGATGACCGGCATGGCCGCGGCCAGGTTCGGGCTCGCCGGACGGGGTGTGATCAGGGACGGCGCCCACGCCGACCTGGTCGTCTTCGACCCCGGCTCGATCACCGACGGCGCGACCTTCGCCGACCCGCTGGTCCCCCCGTCGGGGATCCACTCGGTGATCGTCGCCGGCGAGACCGTGGTCAGGGACGGAGCCGCGACCGGCGCCCGGCCGGGGACGGTGCTGCGCACGTGA
- a CDS encoding serine hydrolase, whose protein sequence is MTELNARGEGGACTVAVSVPGLISLHEDVELTLASTGKLLLLAVVAREIAAGTLDPAETVELLQDDRCGGSGLLGILSGRHWAIGDLAVLTASVSDNTATNALLRRLGLDRVAEGAAELGFVRTRILDRIREPRLPAHPPTFAVGTAGELARFAAGLDGRREWERLLLGWMAHNTDRSLVPALLPHEPEERQVPLSVPAGTVWTANKTGTDTGVRADVGVMVGAGRRIGYAVLANGPAGAEHTLVERVRQAGLAIGRLAGLPDGPR, encoded by the coding sequence ATGACAGAACTCAACGCGCGAGGCGAGGGCGGCGCGTGCACGGTGGCCGTTTCGGTGCCGGGGCTGATCTCTCTCCACGAAGACGTCGAGCTGACCCTGGCGAGCACCGGCAAGCTGCTGCTGCTCGCCGTGGTGGCGCGGGAGATCGCCGCGGGGACGCTCGATCCCGCCGAGACCGTGGAGCTGCTGCAGGACGACCGCTGCGGTGGTTCCGGCCTCCTCGGCATCCTTTCCGGCCGCCACTGGGCCATCGGGGACCTCGCCGTGCTCACTGCGTCGGTGAGCGACAACACCGCCACCAACGCGCTGCTCCGCCGGCTCGGCCTGGACCGGGTGGCCGAGGGAGCCGCCGAACTCGGGTTCGTACGCACACGCATCCTCGACCGGATCCGCGAGCCGCGCCTGCCCGCGCACCCGCCCACGTTCGCCGTCGGTACGGCGGGCGAGCTCGCACGGTTCGCGGCGGGGCTCGACGGCCGCCGGGAGTGGGAGCGGCTCCTGCTCGGCTGGATGGCGCACAACACCGACCGGAGCCTGGTCCCCGCCCTGCTGCCGCACGAGCCGGAGGAGCGGCAGGTGCCCCTCTCCGTTCCCGCCGGGACGGTCTGGACGGCCAACAAGACCGGCACCGACACCGGGGTGCGGGCCGACGTGGGGGTGATGGTCGGCGCCGGCCGCCGGATCGGGTACGCCGTGCTGGCCAACGGCCCCGCCGGGGCCGAGCACACCCTGGTGGAGAGGGTACGGCAGGCCGGCCTGGCCATCGGCCGCCTGGCGGGCCTGCCCGACGGCCCCCGCTGA
- a CDS encoding LysR family transcriptional regulator — translation MLSSHRLRVLLEVFRTGSIAGAARSLRLSPSAVSHQLSRLEEEAGVGLVERGAQSLRLTAAGRRLATRAQEVLDIIEAAEKDLLAQARADAGQLRIGFFASAGYRLLPLALSTFTARHPAVELDLVLGQPHELLPDLERGALDILVVFEHALDPWKPPEGVEVTHLFDEPQLLVVPPGHPAGQQRRVQLSDLADEPWITTYGTDTPVSVLERASALEGFSPTIRCRSDHYEVTLGLVRAGLGVALVPSLGAQGASGIQVCRLDGPRLYRRIGAATRPTNPNPALRSFIDYLRDASAQLRNALR, via the coding sequence GTGTTGAGCAGTCACCGCCTCCGGGTTCTCCTGGAGGTCTTCAGGACAGGGAGCATCGCGGGAGCCGCCCGTAGCCTGCGGCTCTCACCGTCCGCCGTGTCCCACCAGCTCTCCAGACTGGAAGAGGAGGCCGGCGTGGGCCTGGTCGAGCGGGGGGCGCAGAGCCTGCGGCTGACCGCCGCCGGGCGGCGGCTCGCGACCAGGGCGCAGGAGGTCCTCGACATCATCGAGGCCGCGGAGAAGGATCTGCTGGCACAGGCCAGGGCCGACGCCGGGCAGCTGCGGATCGGGTTCTTCGCCTCGGCGGGGTATCGGCTGCTGCCGCTGGCGCTGTCGACCTTCACCGCCCGGCACCCCGCCGTGGAGCTCGACCTGGTGCTCGGCCAGCCACACGAGCTCCTGCCGGACCTGGAGCGCGGCGCGCTCGACATCCTGGTGGTCTTCGAGCACGCACTCGATCCCTGGAAGCCGCCGGAGGGGGTCGAGGTCACCCATCTGTTCGACGAGCCGCAGCTTCTCGTCGTGCCGCCGGGCCATCCGGCGGGGCAGCAGCGGCGCGTACAGCTCTCCGACCTGGCCGACGAACCGTGGATCACCACCTACGGCACCGACACGCCGGTCTCGGTGCTGGAACGGGCCAGCGCGCTGGAGGGGTTCAGCCCGACGATCCGGTGCCGCAGCGACCACTACGAGGTCACGCTCGGCCTGGTCAGGGCCGGGCTGGGGGTGGCCCTGGTGCCCAGCCTCGGCGCGCAGGGCGCCTCGGGCATCCAGGTGTGCCGGTTGGACGGGCCCCGCCTCTACCGCAGGATCGGCGCCGCCACCCGCCCGACCAACCCCAACCCGGCGCTGCGCTCCTTCATCGACTACCTGCGCGACGCCTCGGCCCAGCTCCGCAACGCCCTTCGCTGA
- a CDS encoding (2Fe-2S)-binding protein, with translation MTPPPAQGSPEEYGRVPALRPAEGDEVTGVMAEVSAIGPYFAISTETAERAGPVWRPLTELHTDVGALRAWTGHVGRRLGTGETRVAASILFQGLAARLWSPVVGAVAARGLLVDLAPADLHWRPVESGPVPLWTARPTGWEVAGPDRAAAPAYRTVMTGLLEPLALAVQEVTKIAPRLLWGNAASALAGTLPAIACERPDIVPRAASLIRELLALGVLEGTGDLAEAAPGHHSFVRRSCCLYYRLPGGGMCGDCALPAPKARHGQGA, from the coding sequence ATGACCCCTCCCCCGGCCCAGGGGTCTCCTGAGGAGTACGGGCGCGTCCCGGCGCTCCGCCCGGCGGAGGGCGACGAGGTCACCGGGGTGATGGCCGAGGTGTCGGCCATCGGGCCGTACTTCGCCATCTCGACGGAGACCGCGGAGAGGGCCGGCCCGGTCTGGCGCCCGCTCACCGAACTCCATACCGACGTCGGCGCCCTGCGCGCCTGGACCGGCCACGTCGGACGGCGGCTGGGCACCGGCGAGACCCGGGTCGCCGCCTCGATCCTGTTCCAGGGGCTGGCCGCCCGGCTCTGGTCGCCGGTCGTCGGCGCGGTCGCCGCCCGCGGACTGCTCGTGGACCTGGCTCCGGCGGACCTCCACTGGCGACCCGTCGAGAGCGGCCCGGTCCCCCTGTGGACGGCCCGCCCGACCGGCTGGGAGGTCGCCGGACCGGACCGGGCCGCCGCGCCGGCCTACCGCACCGTGATGACCGGGCTACTCGAACCGCTGGCGCTGGCCGTACAGGAGGTCACCAAGATCGCGCCACGGCTGCTGTGGGGCAACGCGGCCTCGGCCCTGGCCGGGACCCTGCCGGCCATCGCGTGCGAGAGGCCGGACATCGTCCCACGGGCCGCCTCGCTCATCCGCGAGCTGCTGGCTCTCGGGGTGCTGGAGGGGACCGGCGACCTCGCCGAGGCGGCCCCGGGCCACCACTCCTTCGTCCGGCGCAGTTGCTGCCTCTACTATCGGCTGCCCGGCGGCGGCATGTGCGGGGACTGCGCGCTGCCGGCCCCGAAGGCCCGCCACGGCCAGGGGGCGTGA
- a CDS encoding DUF3995 domain-containing protein → MSRADRARVGAYGAAACAAAYGSMKLAQALGANALADKDPLPPQLREMLLARDPLFVASHWLLAGAAVVGVIVALATVRPWGVTVPRRLLLAIAWTLGVFMIARSIGGLGFGFVGDALLLTGVRPAPVEHAALARTLARWDLLLWSPFFLLWGMCWATAGWRLGRRGSLANNRRHFR, encoded by the coding sequence GTGTCGCGGGCTGATCGGGCGCGGGTGGGCGCGTATGGGGCGGCGGCGTGCGCCGCGGCCTACGGATCGATGAAGCTCGCCCAGGCGCTGGGGGCCAATGCGCTGGCCGACAAGGACCCGTTGCCTCCACAGCTGCGCGAAATGTTGCTCGCACGTGATCCCTTGTTCGTGGCGAGCCACTGGTTGCTGGCCGGTGCCGCGGTGGTCGGTGTCATCGTCGCGTTGGCCACCGTGCGGCCCTGGGGTGTGACCGTCCCGCGCCGGCTGCTGCTCGCGATCGCCTGGACGCTGGGGGTCTTCATGATCGCCCGGTCGATCGGGGGGCTGGGGTTCGGCTTCGTCGGCGACGCACTGCTGCTGACCGGGGTCCGCCCGGCGCCGGTCGAGCACGCCGCGCTGGCTCGCACCTTGGCGCGCTGGGATCTGCTGCTGTGGTCGCCGTTCTTCCTGCTCTGGGGGATGTGCTGGGCAACGGCCGGATGGCGGCTAGGCAGGCGCGGCTCGCTCGCCAACAACAGGCGGCACTTTCGGTGA
- a CDS encoding cupin domain-containing protein: MSDIPLSKQVRVVHREALDRNTTQTPGLIREVAFDARNPDAAHLSAFLSTVKPGAATGAHHHGEQETVLYVISGTARYRWGDRLENVAEAGRGDFVFVPAHVIHQEINASAEYETVWAVVRSGVDPIVVNLPELDKYIEAPAVEYTVPE, translated from the coding sequence ATGAGTGACATTCCCCTCAGCAAGCAGGTCAGGGTCGTCCACCGCGAAGCCCTCGACAGAAACACGACGCAGACTCCTGGGCTGATCCGCGAAGTAGCCTTCGATGCCCGGAACCCGGACGCAGCACATCTTTCGGCGTTCCTGAGCACGGTCAAGCCCGGCGCGGCAACCGGAGCGCACCATCACGGGGAGCAGGAAACCGTCCTGTACGTCATCAGCGGCACGGCCCGGTACCGGTGGGGGGACCGGCTGGAGAACGTGGCGGAAGCGGGACGCGGTGACTTCGTGTTCGTCCCCGCCCATGTCATTCACCAGGAGATCAATGCCTCCGCCGAGTACGAGACGGTCTGGGCAGTTGTGCGGTCCGGCGTGGACCCGATCGTTGTCAACCTCCCTGAGCTCGACAAATACATCGAGGCGCCGGCGGTCGAGTACACCGTCCCGGAATAG
- a CDS encoding Dyp-type peroxidase domain-containing protein has translation MQEGRLSCVTGIGSRAWDRLFAGPRPVELPPSANWPDASTVPWPHQVTCCSASGPAAAGWTGWSSIWVIASWR, from the coding sequence GTGCAGGAAGGCAGATTGAGCTGCGTCACCGGAATCGGTTCGCGGGCCTGGGACCGGCTGTTCGCCGGGCCGCGCCCCGTCGAACTACCCCCTTCCGCGAACTGGCCGGACGCGTCCACCGTGCCGTGGCCACACCAGGTGACCTGCTGTTCCGCATCCGGGCCCGCGGCGGCCGGGTGGACGGGGTGGTCTTCCATATGGGTGATCGCTTCTTGGCGCTAG
- a CDS encoding alcohol dehydrogenase catalytic domain-containing protein — translation MKAVVFAGTRSVAVEMVKPGDRVVIPTHVYCGVCVNCARGLSAACLRVRPGGFGAAYGYAGMGPYRGAQAELLRVPFADANCIPVPGEPGDDREDDLVLLADAFVTGWHATELAQVTAGATVAVFGGLVAWRPAGQPDRASGHHRACRGLPVSGCRKAD, via the coding sequence ATGAAGGCCGTCGTCTTCGCCGGCACCCGCTCGGTCGCGGTCGAGATGGTCAAACCCGGGGACCGGGTGGTGATCCCGACCCACGTGTACTGCGGAGTGTGCGTCAACTGCGCGCGGGGACTGTCGGCCGCCTGCCTGCGGGTGCGCCCGGGTGGCTTCGGCGCGGCGTACGGTTACGCGGGCATGGGGCCTTACCGCGGCGCGCAGGCCGAGCTGCTGAGGGTGCCCTTCGCCGACGCCAACTGCATCCCGGTGCCCGGGGAACCGGGCGACGATCGTGAAGACGATCTGGTGTTGCTGGCCGACGCGTTCGTGACCGGGTGGCATGCGACCGAGTTGGCGCAGGTGACCGCGGGCGCGACGGTCGCGGTGTTCGGCGGGCTGGTGGCCTGGCGCCCGGCTGGTCAACCCGACCGGGCATCTGGGCATCATCGGGCCTGCAGAGGGCTGCCGGTTTCCGGGTGCAGGAAGGCAGATTGA
- a CDS encoding HARBI1 family protein: MLDVRRETALHLSHLLQQHRQMIGTRRNRRALSCFKQAVMVLRWFLNGTRIKQLTCDNHIGRSTAYRLLHEGIDVLAAQAPDLKTALESAAKAGLTHLNLDGTLIYTDRISTSGPNGADLYWSGKHKHHGGNVQVVSTPDGWPIWVSAVRPGREHDMTCARTHGLLEDLSLTATETGLITLTDLGYEGAREVFRMPFKKPKDGELTEAQRAFNQLIRGIHGIGERANTLLKTTFKALRRVSLDPSRITQIAAAALVLLQLEHGRIV, translated from the coding sequence GTGCTCGACGTCCGCCGGGAGACCGCGCTACACCTGTCGCACCTGCTCCAGCAGCACCGACAGATGATCGGCACGCGCAGGAACCGGCGAGCGCTGAGTTGCTTCAAGCAGGCCGTGATGGTGCTCCGGTGGTTTCTCAATGGCACCCGCATCAAGCAGCTGACCTGTGACAACCACATCGGTAGATCGACGGCCTACCGGCTGCTGCACGAGGGCATCGATGTCCTGGCGGCGCAGGCCCCGGACCTGAAGACCGCGTTGGAGAGCGCAGCCAAGGCCGGGCTGACGCATCTCAACCTGGACGGCACGCTGATCTACACCGACCGAATCTCCACCTCCGGGCCCAACGGCGCCGACCTGTACTGGTCGGGCAAGCACAAGCACCACGGCGGCAACGTTCAAGTCGTCTCCACGCCGGACGGCTGGCCGATCTGGGTGTCGGCGGTCCGGCCGGGCCGGGAGCACGACATGACCTGCGCCCGCACCCACGGCCTGCTGGAGGACCTGTCGCTCACCGCGACCGAGACCGGCCTGATCACGCTCACCGACCTGGGCTACGAGGGGGCCAGGGAGGTGTTCAGGATGCCGTTCAAGAAGCCTAAGGACGGCGAACTCACCGAGGCTCAGCGCGCTTTCAACCAGCTCATACGGGGCATCCATGGGATCGGCGAACGGGCAAACACCCTGCTCAAGACCACGTTCAAAGCCTTGCGGCGAGTCAGCCTCGACCCGAGCCGGATCACCCAAATCGCCGCCGCAGCCCTCGTCCTGCTCCAGCTGGAGCACGGACGGATCGTGTAA
- a CDS encoding Nramp family divalent metal transporter yields the protein MIVRNTIDHDAISGASAVSADFSASGGEGRRSRIAPILGPAFVAAIAYVDPGNVATNLTAGATHGYLLVWVVVVASLVAILVQFQAAKLGMATGQSLPRLCRERLPRWGTRLLWAQAEIVVLATDLAEFVGAAIGMRLLFGMPAALSAAVTAAVSLLLLQLRRQGRTRRFELMSAAALVLVGAGVGYDIVAVGHQSAAGLAAGLVPGFDGPGSLVLAMGIVGATVMPHAVYLHSALVQGRGMSADAARRQPGLVRRALRLDCVLALGIATGVNVSMIALGAGFGAVTGGTWTGDLIDAHSELAGRVGGFAALAFAVALLSSGISSAGVGTLAGDVVMHGFLGWRVSPHVRRIVTMAPSVLALSIGVPLTGLLIASQVVISLGVPVALFLLVWFCRDRALMGPLVNAPLTTRIAGVTGAIVAALGACLPFTLLF from the coding sequence GTGATCGTTCGTAATACCATCGACCATGACGCCATCTCGGGCGCCTCGGCCGTTTCGGCGGACTTCAGCGCCTCGGGGGGTGAGGGCCGTCGTTCGCGGATTGCGCCGATATTGGGTCCGGCGTTCGTGGCGGCCATCGCCTACGTCGACCCAGGCAACGTCGCCACCAATCTCACGGCCGGCGCCACGCACGGATATTTGCTCGTGTGGGTGGTCGTGGTCGCCAGCCTCGTGGCCATCCTCGTCCAGTTCCAGGCCGCCAAGCTGGGGATGGCGACCGGCCAGAGTCTGCCGCGACTGTGCCGCGAGCGACTCCCGCGGTGGGGGACCCGACTCCTGTGGGCCCAGGCCGAGATCGTCGTGCTCGCGACTGACTTGGCCGAGTTCGTCGGCGCGGCGATCGGTATGCGGCTGCTGTTCGGGATGCCCGCAGCTCTCTCCGCCGCGGTGACGGCCGCGGTGTCGCTCCTGCTGCTACAACTGCGGCGGCAGGGCCGTACCCGCCGGTTCGAGTTGATGAGCGCGGCCGCACTCGTGCTGGTGGGCGCGGGCGTCGGCTATGACATCGTCGCGGTGGGCCACCAGTCGGCCGCCGGGCTCGCGGCCGGGCTCGTCCCGGGCTTTGACGGCCCGGGCTCGCTGGTCCTCGCGATGGGAATCGTCGGCGCCACGGTCATGCCGCATGCGGTCTATCTGCACTCCGCGCTGGTCCAGGGCCGCGGGATGTCGGCCGACGCCGCCCGCAGGCAGCCCGGGCTCGTACGTCGCGCACTGCGCCTCGACTGCGTGCTCGCCCTAGGCATCGCCACCGGCGTCAACGTGTCGATGATCGCCTTGGGTGCCGGGTTCGGTGCCGTGACGGGCGGGACGTGGACCGGCGACCTTATCGATGCACACTCCGAGCTGGCCGGCCGGGTCGGCGGCTTCGCCGCTCTGGCGTTCGCCGTGGCACTACTGTCTTCCGGGATCTCGTCGGCCGGGGTCGGCACGCTGGCGGGAGATGTGGTCATGCACGGATTCCTCGGCTGGCGGGTGTCCCCCCACGTGCGCAGGATCGTGACGATGGCGCCGTCCGTGCTGGCGTTGAGCATCGGCGTGCCCCTCACCGGCTTGTTGATCGCGAGCCAGGTGGTGATCTCGCTGGGGGTACCGGTGGCGTTGTTCCTCCTCGTCTGGTTCTGCCGGGACCGGGCGTTGATGGGCCCGCTCGTCAACGCCCCGCTCACCACGCGGATTGCCGGGGTGACGGGCGCGATTGTGGCCGCGCTCGGCGCCTGCCTGCCGTTCACGCTCCTTTTCTGA